One Halorientalis litorea DNA segment encodes these proteins:
- a CDS encoding RAD55 family ATPase produces the protein MDRIPFGVRQLDTVIDGGAPPGSVVLLSGEAGAGSREFIYTSTLMNGLAQRDEELHDLYYGSLAADATVPDEIHYVSFTASGDQLYSEMARAMDEEIVAAGMEAVDVVDMSESFFHASNVPREWYAGASSHIRDMAGRHDRQKIFPALGEYLSEHAPGNLVVIDSLSDLISATAEGRDWSDVVYLLKGLQKAAYSWNGLILVHVNHETVTPEQHGQLIDAVNGTMAFEWEQGGSERARTLVFKKFRGVLSRIEEEDIIRFETEIGDAGFDISDVRKIR, from the coding sequence ATGGACCGCATCCCCTTCGGGGTTCGACAGTTGGACACGGTCATCGACGGGGGCGCGCCCCCCGGAAGCGTCGTCCTACTGTCGGGGGAGGCTGGGGCGGGGTCCCGTGAGTTCATCTACACGAGCACCCTCATGAACGGTCTGGCACAGCGTGACGAGGAGTTACACGACCTCTACTACGGGTCGCTGGCCGCCGACGCCACCGTCCCCGACGAGATTCACTACGTCTCCTTCACCGCCAGCGGCGACCAACTCTACAGCGAGATGGCCCGCGCGATGGACGAGGAAATCGTGGCGGCGGGCATGGAGGCCGTCGACGTGGTGGACATGTCCGAATCCTTCTTCCACGCCAGCAACGTCCCGCGCGAGTGGTACGCCGGTGCGAGCAGTCACATCCGGGACATGGCCGGCCGGCACGACCGGCAGAAGATATTCCCGGCACTCGGCGAGTACCTCAGCGAACACGCCCCGGGGAACCTCGTCGTCATCGACTCGCTGTCGGACCTCATCAGTGCCACCGCGGAGGGGCGGGACTGGTCCGATGTCGTCTACCTCCTGAAAGGCCTCCAGAAGGCCGCGTACTCCTGGAACGGTCTCATCCTCGTCCACGTCAACCACGAGACGGTCACGCCCGAGCAACACGGCCAGTTGATAGACGCGGTCAACGGCACGATGGCCTTCGAGTGGGAACAGGGCGGGTCGGAACGCGCCCGGACGCTCGTGTTCAAGAAGTTCCGCGGCGTCCTCTCGCGCATCGAGGAGGAGGACATCATCCGCTTCGAGACGGAAATCGGCGACGCCGGGTTCGACATCAGCGACGTGCGCAAAATACGCTGA